tacacttcaataaaagaaaaaaaaaggcttaaaaggTTAGGTGTCATGGTTGTGTAATACAAAATCCACATCTAGAAAACAAATGCCTCTGGAAAACAAAAGTAATTGAGGTCATATAATTTGTTCCTTCTCTTTCAGTTTATGTCAGAGATACATTGTGAATGTCTTCAAGATACAGATATTACCTGTCGTTTTTTAAGTCAATGCCTTTAGAAATTCTTGGTTCTTTATTTACATTAGTAGAAACACTaacaaaacataaatatacagaaaccatcatttttttaaacaacactAATTAGGCAAAAGTATTcctttatttagattttattacTTACATCTAGTTTTTTACCCACACATTTAGAGGCATTTACAAACACTAACTTATTAGCCATTCCAGAAAGGTAGGTGGACAAAAAAGTATAAGAGCAAGAAATACAGATATGATACTAAAGGTACACTTCTTCACCTAAAATGCAACTAATCATCTATTTAGTTGTTATATCAGTCTatttgctactgtaacaaattatcacaaagtcagtggcttaaaacaacacaagtttATTATCTTCTGGCTCTATAGGTCTGAAGTTTGActtgggtctcactgggctaaattCAGGTCtcagcatggctgtgttcctttctgagGCACTAAGGGAGAatgcttccttgccttttccatcttctagaggccacctgcatacCTTGGTTCATGTCCCCTTCCTCCTTCAAAGCCAGTAAAAGTGGGTCAAGTCCTTCTTACATCACATCACTCTCACCTCTTCTTTtacctccctcttccacttttaaggacccttaTGATTAtactgggcccacccagataatccaagataaccTCCCCAACTCAGGACCTCAAATTAAGGTCCTTAACCACATCCGCGAAGTCCTTTCATAACGTAACAAAACATCTccacaggttctgggaattaaGACATTGATATCTTTGGGtaaccattattctgcctatcacagtTGTCCTTATCTTCAAAGAAATCAGGATATACCCAAAGTAAATTGAGCCCACATTGGAGGAGTGGTGGGGCATACTAATTGTTTAAATAGAGTACATAGAATTTGGGATGAAAAATTCCTTTCGGTTGTCATATTTTTACTGACATTCTATTTTGAAGATGAACTATAATTAGATACATAGAATAACAGGAGAAATAGGTTGCCATTCAAAACCATGATAGGAAATAGAACTATCTAAATGAATCTGTCAATTTTtaaatctgaagagaaaccaaaaaTGCCTATTTTGTACTTTCTTAGTTCTACACATTGTTCTGCCGTAGCACTCAGCAACTGCCATTCATACGACAGCCACAGCCTATATCATAAAATTGGATGTTGTACTaattcaaactacagaaaaggTAGCTGGGAAGACTATACTTGGGCATACTGATCATGGGTTTTTAtgaacctttaaaataaaatatccaaagcaacataatacatgtatatgtgctTAAGAAAACAAACCTGTCCGTTTTGAAAGAtccaaattcaaaatgaaattatatcacTACATTATAAGACTGACTTTTGCTTAATTCCCCACAACAAGGTTCTGTCCAATGTTTAACTTTTTCAATTTAGCATTATATCTTTTTTGACTCCAAGACAGAAGACTGATGTTTGCTGTATTCAATTTATAGCCAGCATTTACCAACTCTTTGATTCGACTTTTTAAAGTACTTATGCTTGAATCCAAAATCCGAGGATTTTCAATGATTTGTGAAATGctaattttttcttctatgagGCAGTCTATTTTATCATTAAACTTGTTCTCTCCCAAGAAGATCACATCTGGATAGCTTAAAACAAACTTCTGTATCTCTTCTGCAACACACCCAAGAGAAAAcagtttttctttgatatttgtgTAGTTTCTTTTCGTACAATCATTGGAAAGGTCTAGGATTTTAGCTCCTGAACCACATATCAGAACAAGCAGCTCCTCACTGTTCAAACTGAAAGTTGACTGTAAAAATTCAAGATTAGTTTTTACCCGTTTGGTGCTCTGAATTAAGAtgaaagggtttttaaaaattatcttcctGACGAAATCTGTGGGATCATTGTGACCCAAAGACAAACAGACTTCTTGCAAAAACTCAACCATCTGTTTATTCAGATCAAGACTCTTGGAGAAGGTACGTGGGGCATTGGTTAACAATCGACAAAGGCATTTACGGGTCAACCCAACTGAGTAGAGGAACTCTATGTTATTCTCTAAGTTTAGGTTGTTATCGGACCGAAAAAAGGATTCAGGAGAACGTTCCAAAATATTCACAATTTCAAGGTCTGATGTCACAATTCTTCTCCACAGATCCCACCGATTTGAAAGGCTTTCAGGTGTGCGTGTTATGGCTCGTGGATATCTGGATATGATGCTAGCAATCACTTCTTTGCTAGCTCCTTTAGACAGAAGGAATGTCTTCAGGTCCTGCTCATTAGTACTTGTCCTATTAAAAACTCCAGGCTGTCGCTTCTTTGCCATGTCAACATCTACTCCCATAGTAAGTAAGTTATTCAGCAGTTCTTCATTTTCCAAAGGTTCACTGCCTGCATTATCACATTTCCTACCAAAAAGCCTAAATGAAACTGATTTAAAGAGGATTTCTGTTGAAAATCGGATCATCCAACATCTTGAACCAAAGAAAAAGTTACTTCTCATATACAATAGGTTTCTTGGTGCCATAATGGTCAGGTAGCCCAAACCTTTCGGAATGCTGTATAAAAcaacatatataatattatacaaacACACATGTTAAACAGCTAAAAAACCAGATTATGATCCTGTAAGCACCATGGTCATTTCTATAAGAAAATACCTACAGATCCAGCTCTCCTGGTGCTGTGGTAACAATCCCACCACCACACTCCCACTCCCTAGCTCACTGCTTCTGATTATCTGTGGGTCAGGGGGTGCTTCTATTCTTAacataaagaaaaacagtatAGCATCATCACTGCCCcagaattatttcttcctttacctTGCTCTTTTTATTTGGCCTTGCCTGCCCTGGCTACCCAAAACCAGTTGCCCCTCTCCATCTCTGCTTTATCTTCCTGGTTTCCAAACCTTTGGCTTATTCCTACTAATTGATACTTTCAATTCTGCCTTGCCTTCTAACTTCTGAGATCTTTGGCCTTGCCTCTGCCCATAGATACCAGACTTCTTTGCCTCTGTTCTGACTTCCTGGTTATCAAACTCTAAATCTAGCCCTGAAAACCAACACTTCATACCACCTACCTTTCACCTTAAATACCTTTTTCTAGATTCATTCACTCTTTAAATCCATGTTATCATTAGAATTTTAAT
The window above is part of the Hippopotamus amphibius kiboko isolate mHipAmp2 chromosome 4, mHipAmp2.hap2, whole genome shotgun sequence genome. Proteins encoded here:
- the MTERF1 gene encoding transcription termination factor 1, mitochondrial isoform X2; amino-acid sequence: MAPRNLLYMRSNFFFGSRCWMIRFSTEILFKSVSFRLFGRKCDNAGSEPLENEELLNNLLTMGVDVDMAKKRQPGVFNRTSTNEQDLKTFLLSKGASKEVIASIISRYPRAITRTPESLSNRWDLWRRIVTSDLEIVNILERSPESFFRSDNNLNLENNIEFLYSVGLTRKCLCRLLTNAPRTFSKSLDLNKQMVEFLQEVCLSLGHNDPTDFVRKIIFKNPFILIQSTKRVKTNLEFLQSTFSLNSEELLVLICGSGAKILDLSNDCTKRNYTNIKEKLFSLGCVAEEIQKFVLSYPDVIFLGENKFNDKIDCLIEEKISISQIIENPRILDSSISTLKSRIKELVNAGYKLNTANISLLSWSQKRYNAKLKKLNIGQNLVVGN
- the MTERF1 gene encoding transcription termination factor 1, mitochondrial isoform X1 → MQSPLSLRQMSIPKGLGYLTIMAPRNLLYMRSNFFFGSRCWMIRFSTEILFKSVSFRLFGRKCDNAGSEPLENEELLNNLLTMGVDVDMAKKRQPGVFNRTSTNEQDLKTFLLSKGASKEVIASIISRYPRAITRTPESLSNRWDLWRRIVTSDLEIVNILERSPESFFRSDNNLNLENNIEFLYSVGLTRKCLCRLLTNAPRTFSKSLDLNKQMVEFLQEVCLSLGHNDPTDFVRKIIFKNPFILIQSTKRVKTNLEFLQSTFSLNSEELLVLICGSGAKILDLSNDCTKRNYTNIKEKLFSLGCVAEEIQKFVLSYPDVIFLGENKFNDKIDCLIEEKISISQIIENPRILDSSISTLKSRIKELVNAGYKLNTANISLLSWSQKRYNAKLKKLNIGQNLVVGN